GATGCTCCCGATGTCCTCGATGTCCTTCTCAAGCTTGCCGAGATTGGTTTCGGCCTCGGTCTTCTCTCCTTCGAGTGCCGCTTGGGTGCTTTTCAACGCCTCCGCCTCGGCCGTGGCCTTGGCCAAGTCTTCGGTGGTGGTGGCGACTTCCACCGTCAATTCTTCCACCTCTTCTTTCACCGCCACGATCTGCTCCTTGACCTCCTGCAGGTCGGCCTGCTTCTCCTTCAGAAGATTTTGCTGAGAGGCGAGCGCCGAGGTCTCTTCGTCGAGGAAACCTTTGTTGAGGTAACTTAGGATGGCGGCTGCCACCACGAAAATGGTGGCCAGAATGGTTAGAATTTTCGGTGCCATGGGATGGGGTTGTCGCTGGGTCGGAACGGATCTTCCAACGAGTTGCTACAGTTTTCGCGCTGGGGAGGCAACCCTTAATTTTTTTGGGCCGAGAGAAAAGCAAGCGGTCTTTACCCGGCTGGCTGCCCGGAAAGGAAAAGCGAAGAACCAATTCGCCCTTGTCACCCCCTCAGAAATAGGCATCCTTCTCTTCCGCTGTCAGGGGCCATGGAGACTCGACTCGCGAACCCCGCCAGGGCCGGAAGGCAGCAACGGTAGTGTGCTCTTTTCTGCCGTGGTTCCCTGACAGCACTCTTCATTCGACCAAGAATTGGGTTGTGGGCAGCGGCCGCCCCCTTGGTTCCGGGGCGGGGAGAAACTCGGCAAAGCGCTCTTGCCGCCATTCGTCCAGGAAAGACCGCAAGCCCCTCCGGTAGGGATCCCGCGGGAGGGAGGCATAGCCCGCCCCATGTAAACGCTCAGCGCCCCGTCGCAACTCGAAGTGCAGGTGAGCCAAGTAAAGACCATCCGCCGTGCCGATCGAGCCCAAGCGCTGGCCCCGAACGAGAAACGAGCCCACCGAGACCGCTACGCTTTCCAAATGCGCATAGAAGCTCGTCCAAAGCTCCCCGGTAGCCAAACGATGTCCCACCACGACCACTTTGCCCCAGCCCGCGCTCGGCGTGCCGGTGTAGAGCACGCGACCCGCCGCAATGCTCCGCACGGGATCGCCGGCGTCCGTGTTGCCCCCGCCGATTCCGTTCCAGTCGTCTCCCA
This sequence is a window from Verrucomicrobiota bacterium. Protein-coding genes within it:
- a CDS encoding M23 family metallopeptidase; translated protein: MRWFNWFLYGGAVLALAGGLWWQGERRPPARPEAPKHRVVAEQFLASPWERMSLPEARVFEFPLGARQGGLAYNAQPFLDWNGSRGGYHLGDDWNGIGGGNTDAGDPVRSIAAGRVLYTGTPSAGWGKVVVVGHRLATGELWTSFYAHLESVAVSVGSFLVRGQRLGSIGTADGLYLAHLHFELRRGAERLHGAGYASLPRDPYRRGLRSFLDEWRQERFAEFLPAPEPRGRPLPTTQFLVE